In Mycobacterium branderi, the DNA window ATATCTCGTCGAGAAAGGTCTGCACTGTGAGCGGTTGGAGCAGCCAGGCTAGCGACATCTCGGCCACGGCTACACCACGCCGCTGATCCGCTTTCCGGCCAACACGGATTCCAGCACTGTGCGCATCGCGTCGGCGCTTTGCGGCCAAGAGAATTCGGCACTGCGTGCCTGCGCCTTGCCTCCGAGCTGGTCGCGCAGCACCGCGTCGTCCAGAAGTTGGTGCAGCCGATTGACCAACTCGGTACGGTCGTCGACCAATACACCGGTCACCCCGTCGACGATCGAATCGGCCAGCCCGCCCGACGACCGGTAGCCGATGGTCGGCACCGCGTGCTGTGCTGCCTCGACCACGGCTAGGCCCCAGCCCTCCTTGCGCGACGGCAGCACGTGCACCCAAGACTGTTGCACCACACGGTGTTTGGTTACGTCGTCGACGTGGCCATGGAATGTCACCGCGTCGCTGATGCCGAGGCGCGCCGCGTGGTCGACCAGCCGCTGCCACCACCACCCGCCGCCGATGATGTCCAGGTGCAAGCCCGGTATTCGCGGACGCAGCACCGCCACCGCTTCCAGCGCGTCCTCGATCTGCTTGTGAGGCACCAGTCTCGACAACACGACAATCCGGGGTGCGCTCGCCCGCGGCCCGTTCAGCGTGGATGCCGGCGCCTCGTCAAGACCGTTGCGCACCACGGCAATTCGCTCGTAGTCCACTCCCAGCGCCACCAGGTCGCGGGCCGACGGCAACGACACCGTCACATACTGGCTGCGTCGGTGCACCCGCGGCGACAACCGGGACTCGACGAACCAGCCCAGCCGGCCGAGCATCCGACCGGCGACCGGCCACTGCTCGCGGTGGCAGTGGTGCACCAGCACGGCAACCCGTCGTCCGTAGACCAGCCGGGCCAGAAACGGCAGGCCGTTCTGGGTGTCGATCACCACGTCCGGCCGCACGTGCCGCAGTGGTCCGAGCCCGAGGCGCGCCGCCGTCATCGCCAGCAGTGCCCACACGTACACCGAATAGCGCCCGCCGGCGCGGCTAATCCGTACGCCGTCGATCACTTCGCGGCGAGCCGCGCCCGGGTAGCGTGCGGTACGCAGCGTGACGGCGAT includes these proteins:
- a CDS encoding glycosyltransferase family 4 protein; its protein translation is MSALRSVLLLCWRDTGHPQGGGSEAYLQRIGAQLAESGIAVTLRTARYPGAARREVIDGVRISRAGGRYSVYVWALLAMTAARLGLGPLRHVRPDVVIDTQNGLPFLARLVYGRRVAVLVHHCHREQWPVAGRMLGRLGWFVESRLSPRVHRRSQYVTVSLPSARDLVALGVDYERIAVVRNGLDEAPASTLNGPRASAPRIVVLSRLVPHKQIEDALEAVAVLRPRIPGLHLDIIGGGWWWQRLVDHAARLGISDAVTFHGHVDDVTKHRVVQQSWVHVLPSRKEGWGLAVVEAAQHAVPTIGYRSSGGLADSIVDGVTGVLVDDRTELVNRLHQLLDDAVLRDQLGGKAQARSAEFSWPQSADAMRTVLESVLAGKRISGVV